The following proteins are encoded in a genomic region of Actinomadura sp. NAK00032:
- a CDS encoding Uma2 family endonuclease, with amino-acid sequence MRGELDEHVDAPEGSRIEIIGGEVVVSPPPGLPHNAIAGDINYATVRAHVLRSDFGWKTDQGSGLSLVGVGDGFVPDLMILDEEVYLAARRSQVRTLVPDQVELVVEVTSYSNAENDQERTGRGRGKNKWNGYARAEIPYYLLVDRSPKVARSILYSIPDHALGAYLHQESWAFGETIRLPDPFDIEIGTTEWKPWDA; translated from the coding sequence GTGCGCGGCGAACTTGACGAGCACGTCGATGCCCCCGAAGGATCCCGGATCGAGATCATCGGAGGAGAGGTCGTCGTGTCCCCGCCCCCAGGGCTCCCGCACAACGCCATCGCCGGGGACATCAACTACGCGACGGTCCGCGCCCACGTGCTCCGGTCCGACTTCGGCTGGAAGACCGACCAGGGAAGCGGGCTGTCCCTCGTCGGGGTGGGTGACGGGTTCGTCCCCGACCTGATGATCCTAGACGAAGAGGTGTACCTTGCCGCGCGCCGCTCCCAGGTGCGCACACTGGTCCCCGACCAGGTCGAACTGGTCGTGGAGGTCACTTCGTACAGCAATGCCGAGAACGATCAGGAGCGCACAGGACGGGGCCGCGGCAAGAACAAATGGAACGGCTACGCCAGAGCCGAGATCCCCTACTACCTTCTGGTGGACCGCTCTCCGAAGGTCGCGCGGTCCATCCTCTACTCCATTCCGGACCACGCACTGGGCGCCTACCTACACCAGGAGTCCTGGGCGTTCGGCGAGACGATCCGCCTTCCCGACCCGTTCGACATCGAAATCGGCACCACCGAGTGGAAGCCCTGGGACGCGTGA
- a CDS encoding GntR family transcriptional regulator has translation MGQRHPNQAPRIPKYYKLKELLVELIQSLPAGSPLPPERTLAEKYETSRTTVRQALAELVVEGRLQRIQGKGTFVAKPKVAQELQLVSYTEDMRHHGLRPETRILEAGYVSADESLASLLCIRPGGRVLRVHRLRLADGEPMSIDTSHLPARRFPGLRRELSRHHSLYETLATAYDVHLTEAEETIETVLATPHDAQLLGVDVGLPMLLLSRHAFDTTGQPVEWAQSLYRGDRYKFITRLSR, from the coding sequence ATCGGCCAGCGGCATCCGAACCAGGCGCCGCGGATCCCGAAGTACTACAAGCTCAAAGAGCTGCTGGTCGAGCTGATCCAGTCGCTCCCGGCCGGCAGCCCGCTGCCCCCTGAGCGCACCCTCGCCGAGAAGTACGAGACGTCCCGCACCACCGTCCGGCAGGCCCTCGCCGAACTCGTGGTCGAGGGCCGGCTCCAGCGCATCCAGGGCAAGGGCACCTTCGTCGCCAAGCCGAAGGTCGCGCAGGAGCTCCAACTCGTCAGCTACACCGAGGACATGCGGCACCACGGGCTGCGCCCCGAGACCCGCATCCTGGAGGCCGGCTACGTCAGCGCCGACGAGAGCCTGGCGTCCCTGCTGTGCATCCGCCCCGGCGGCCGCGTCCTGCGCGTCCACCGCCTCCGCCTGGCCGACGGCGAGCCGATGTCGATCGACACCTCGCACCTCCCGGCCCGCCGCTTCCCCGGCCTGCGCCGCGAGCTGTCGCGCCACCACTCCCTCTACGAGACCCTCGCGACCGCCTACGACGTCCACCTGACCGAGGCGGAGGAGACGATCGAGACCGTCCTCGCCACCCCCCACGACGCCCAGCTCCTCGGCGTCGACGTCGGCCTCCCCATGCTCCTGCTGTCCCGCCACGCCTTCGACACGACGGGCCAGCCGGTCGAATGGGCCCAGTCCCTCTACCGGGGCGACCGCTACAAGTTCATCACCCGCCTCAGCCGCTGA
- a CDS encoding 8-amino-7-oxononanoate synthase, producing the protein MTAVRDPLARLRDAAARRADAGLRRTLRPRPAGPADGPTDLASNDYLGLAGDPRLVEGACAAARAWGTGSTGSRLVTGTTALHAELDRRLAAFTGSAAGLVFSSGFLANLGAVTALAGPGTLVVSDQVNHASIVDACRLSRARVAIVPHRDAAAVERALSEREEDDALVVTDAVFSVDGDLAPLGALHAAARAHGALLVVDEAHALGVVGAGGRGAAHAAGLAGEPDVVLTLTLSKSLASQGGAVLGAPEVIETLVDTGRSFIFDSGLNPPAAGAALAALDVLESDPGLPARARDRARRIANLAAGSGLETAAPAAAVVPVFLGEPHAALRAAEICAEHGLRAGCFRPPSVPKGRACLRLTARATLDESDLTRLGAALADVASSTGRSLHA; encoded by the coding sequence ATGACCGCGGTACGAGACCCCCTGGCCAGGCTCCGGGACGCCGCCGCGCGCCGTGCCGACGCGGGGCTGCGGCGGACGCTGCGCCCCCGCCCGGCCGGGCCTGCCGACGGGCCGACCGACCTGGCGTCCAACGACTACCTCGGGCTCGCCGGCGACCCCCGGCTGGTCGAGGGCGCCTGCGCCGCGGCCCGCGCGTGGGGCACCGGCTCCACCGGGTCCCGGCTGGTCACCGGGACGACCGCGCTGCACGCCGAGCTGGACCGGCGGCTCGCCGCGTTCACCGGCAGCGCCGCCGGCCTGGTGTTCTCCTCCGGCTTCCTCGCCAACCTCGGCGCCGTCACCGCCCTCGCCGGGCCCGGCACGCTCGTCGTGTCCGACCAGGTGAACCACGCTTCGATCGTGGACGCGTGCCGGCTGTCGCGGGCCCGCGTCGCGATCGTTCCGCACCGGGACGCCGCCGCCGTCGAGCGGGCCCTCTCCGAGCGCGAGGAGGACGACGCGCTCGTGGTCACCGACGCGGTGTTCTCCGTGGACGGCGACCTCGCGCCGCTGGGGGCGCTGCACGCCGCCGCCCGCGCGCACGGCGCGCTGCTGGTGGTCGACGAGGCGCACGCGCTCGGCGTCGTCGGCGCCGGCGGCCGGGGCGCCGCGCACGCCGCCGGCCTCGCGGGCGAGCCCGACGTCGTCCTCACCCTCACGCTGTCGAAGTCGCTCGCGTCCCAGGGCGGCGCCGTCCTCGGCGCGCCCGAGGTGATCGAGACGCTGGTCGACACGGGCCGGTCGTTCATCTTCGACAGCGGCCTGAATCCGCCCGCCGCCGGCGCCGCCCTCGCCGCCCTGGACGTGCTGGAATCCGACCCCGGCCTGCCCGCCCGCGCCCGCGACCGGGCCCGCCGGATCGCAAACCTCGCGGCCGGTTCCGGCCTGGAGACCGCCGCGCCGGCCGCCGCCGTCGTCCCCGTCTTCCTCGGCGAGCCGCACGCCGCGCTCCGGGCCGCCGAGATCTGCGCTGAGCATGGGCTCCGCGCCGGCTGCTTCCGCCCGCCGTCGGTCCCGAAGGGCCGCGCGTGCCTGCGCCTGACCGCCCGCGCCACCCTGGACGAGTCGGACCTCACACGCCTCGGTGCGGCCCTGGCTGATGTCGCGTCTTCTACCGGCCGTAGTCTTCACGCATAA
- a CDS encoding GNAT family N-acetyltransferase, with protein MVAVGGTRMLMEDAGQVVVRPARPEEYGLVGELTVEVYVHGGLVSPESSYVRTLRDAGDRAAKSELLVAEVGGEIAGAVAYCPPGSPYAELAGPGEAEFRMLAVREAARRTGVGRALVRACVERAREAGLTGLRLSTQRNMAAAQRMYERMGFVRSPERDWSPVPGVDLLTYALPL; from the coding sequence GTGGTGGCAGTTGGGGGGACGCGGATGCTCATGGAGGACGCCGGACAGGTCGTCGTGCGACCGGCGCGGCCGGAGGAGTACGGCCTCGTCGGGGAGCTGACCGTGGAGGTCTACGTGCACGGCGGGCTGGTGTCGCCCGAGTCGTCGTACGTGCGGACGCTGCGGGACGCGGGCGACCGGGCCGCCAAGTCGGAGCTGCTCGTCGCCGAGGTCGGGGGCGAGATCGCCGGGGCGGTGGCGTACTGCCCGCCCGGGAGTCCGTACGCGGAGCTGGCCGGGCCCGGTGAGGCCGAGTTCCGGATGCTCGCCGTCCGGGAGGCGGCGCGCCGGACGGGCGTGGGGCGCGCCCTGGTGCGGGCGTGCGTCGAGCGGGCGCGCGAGGCCGGGTTGACGGGGCTGCGGCTGTCGACGCAGCGCAACATGGCCGCCGCGCAGCGGATGTACGAGCGGATGGGGTTCGTCCGGTCGCCCGAGCGGGACTGGTCGCCCGTGCCGGGGGTCGACCTGCTGACCTACGCGCTGCCGCTCTGA
- the bioB gene encoding biotin synthase BioB: protein MTDILDTARRQVLDEGRGLTEQQVLDVLALPEDRLEDLLALAHEVRVRWCGPEVEVEGIVSLKTGGCPEDCHFCSQSGKFESPVRSVWLNIPELVEAARETAKTGATEFCIVAAVRGPDERLMSQVREGVKAINDAVEINIACSLGMLTQEQVDELAAMGVHRYNHNLETARSHFPNVVTTHSWEERWDTLRMVKDAGMEVCCGGIVGMGETVGQRAEFAAQLAELEPDEVPLNFLAPRPGTPFADLPLVEGTEALTTIAAFRLALPRTILRYAGGRELTLGDLGTRDGMLGGINAIIVGNYLTTLGRPAQKDLDLLTDLQMPIKALSQTL, encoded by the coding sequence GTGACGGACATCCTCGACACCGCCCGCCGCCAGGTCCTGGACGAGGGCCGGGGCCTGACCGAACAGCAGGTCCTGGACGTCCTGGCCCTGCCCGAAGACCGGCTGGAGGACCTCCTCGCGCTCGCGCACGAGGTCCGGGTGCGCTGGTGCGGCCCGGAGGTCGAGGTCGAGGGCATCGTGTCGCTGAAGACCGGCGGCTGCCCCGAGGACTGCCACTTCTGCTCCCAGTCCGGCAAGTTCGAGTCGCCGGTGCGGTCGGTGTGGCTGAACATCCCCGAACTCGTCGAGGCCGCCCGGGAGACCGCGAAGACCGGCGCCACCGAGTTCTGCATCGTCGCCGCCGTGCGCGGCCCGGACGAGCGGCTGATGTCGCAGGTCCGCGAGGGCGTCAAGGCCATCAACGACGCCGTCGAGATCAATATCGCCTGCTCGCTCGGCATGCTCACCCAGGAGCAGGTGGACGAGCTGGCCGCGATGGGCGTCCACCGCTACAACCACAACCTGGAGACGGCCCGCTCCCACTTCCCGAACGTGGTCACCACCCACTCGTGGGAGGAGCGCTGGGACACCCTCCGCATGGTGAAGGACGCCGGCATGGAGGTGTGCTGCGGCGGCATCGTCGGCATGGGCGAGACCGTCGGGCAGCGCGCCGAGTTCGCCGCCCAGCTCGCCGAGCTGGAGCCCGACGAGGTCCCGCTGAACTTCCTGGCGCCCCGCCCCGGCACGCCGTTCGCCGACCTCCCGCTGGTCGAGGGCACCGAGGCCCTCACGACCATCGCCGCGTTCCGGCTGGCCCTGCCCCGCACCATCCTGCGCTACGCCGGCGGCCGCGAGCTCACCCTCGGCGACCTCGGCACCCGCGACGGCATGCTCGGCGGCATCAACGCCATCATCGTCGGCAACTACCTGACCACCCTCGGCCGCCCGGCGCAGAAGGACCTGGACCTCCTCACCGACCTCCAGATGCCCATCAAGGCCCTCAGCCAGACCCTGTAG
- a CDS encoding carotenoid oxygenase family protein, whose translation MPVPRSILGTQDVTDLDLEVVAGTWPDDVRGHYVVSTSDQRTRPRHAFFGDGIIARMPLRPGPGGRFPWRARVIGTPSVRLRRRRPDLFTAGPVGTDSPWGFVNAANTAPLPWGDRLFATWDAGRPVEVDPVTLEFVAEVGHRDDWRPAMDHAVLPLVATTAHPVVDPERGCLWSVSRDVLSGAVSVIRYDGTGTRVRRWEVEGAALPQATHTITQTRDWLVLADTAFKLEVDEVFGGERTAPNNPDGPVLLIRKDDLTPGSATVPCAQFRLAPEVNHFYARYDDSDGVQVVMEHGEGVDIGMYLREDDIDVHGRPIDPALRGMYCHGMAPALTTVMQFDPETGRVLERARARDPERWWQAELSAIDWSFEGQCAPTRHHLIYLGFHPEAVNRRAMRNYAGRIDPSLFPPEETPAVLVSHDREDLKALSEWTFALDDYPTSPSFVPRGHGGSRYAGAAPGGHEGYLVVAVHNDDRFRVELFDAADVGRGPVAVLAPPRGTTVPFLIHSAWMPEAVPAPEAERLRFADDLDERLDRLDPDLAATAREVAAELDGR comes from the coding sequence ATGCCGGTTCCCCGCTCCATCCTCGGCACGCAGGACGTCACCGACCTGGACCTGGAGGTCGTCGCCGGGACCTGGCCGGACGACGTGCGCGGCCACTACGTCGTCAGCACCTCCGACCAGCGCACCCGGCCCCGGCACGCGTTCTTCGGCGACGGGATCATCGCGCGGATGCCGCTGCGGCCGGGACCGGGCGGCCGGTTCCCCTGGCGGGCCCGCGTCATCGGCACACCGTCGGTCCGGCTGCGCCGGAGGCGGCCCGACCTGTTCACCGCCGGCCCGGTCGGCACCGACTCGCCGTGGGGGTTCGTCAACGCCGCCAACACCGCGCCGCTGCCGTGGGGCGACCGGCTGTTCGCCACCTGGGACGCCGGGCGCCCGGTCGAGGTCGACCCGGTCACGCTGGAGTTCGTCGCCGAGGTCGGGCACCGCGACGACTGGCGGCCCGCGATGGACCACGCCGTCCTGCCGCTCGTCGCCACCACCGCGCACCCCGTCGTCGACCCCGAGCGCGGCTGCCTGTGGAGCGTGAGCCGCGACGTGCTGTCCGGCGCCGTCTCGGTGATCCGCTACGACGGGACGGGCACCCGCGTCCGGCGCTGGGAGGTCGAGGGCGCGGCACTGCCGCAGGCCACGCACACCATCACCCAGACCCGCGACTGGCTGGTGCTGGCCGACACCGCGTTCAAGCTGGAGGTCGACGAGGTCTTCGGCGGGGAGCGGACCGCGCCCAACAACCCGGACGGTCCCGTCCTGCTGATCCGCAAGGACGACCTCACGCCGGGATCGGCGACCGTCCCCTGCGCGCAGTTCCGCCTCGCACCCGAGGTCAACCACTTCTACGCCCGCTACGACGACTCCGACGGCGTCCAGGTCGTCATGGAGCACGGCGAGGGCGTCGACATCGGCATGTACCTGCGCGAGGACGACATCGACGTCCACGGCCGCCCGATCGACCCCGCCCTGCGCGGCATGTACTGCCACGGCATGGCACCCGCGCTCACCACCGTCATGCAGTTCGACCCGGAGACCGGCCGGGTCCTGGAGCGCGCCCGCGCCCGCGACCCCGAGCGCTGGTGGCAGGCGGAGCTGTCCGCGATCGACTGGAGCTTCGAGGGGCAGTGCGCCCCGACCCGGCACCACCTCATCTACCTCGGGTTCCACCCGGAGGCGGTCAACCGGCGCGCCATGCGCAACTACGCGGGCCGGATCGACCCGTCACTGTTCCCGCCCGAGGAGACCCCGGCCGTCCTGGTGAGCCACGACCGGGAGGACCTCAAGGCCCTGTCGGAATGGACGTTCGCGCTGGACGACTACCCGACGTCGCCGTCCTTCGTCCCGCGCGGGCACGGCGGCAGCCGCTACGCGGGCGCGGCCCCCGGCGGGCACGAGGGGTACCTGGTCGTGGCCGTCCACAACGACGACCGGTTCCGCGTCGAGCTGTTCGACGCCGCCGACGTCGGGCGCGGCCCCGTCGCCGTCCTGGCGCCGCCGCGCGGGACGACGGTGCCGTTCCTGATCCACTCGGCGTGGATGCCGGAGGCCGTCCCGGCGCCCGAGGCCGAACGCCTCCGCTTCGCCGACGACCTCGACGAGCGCCTCGACCGGCTCGACCCGGACCTGGCGGCGACCGCGCGCGAGGTCGCCGCCGAGCTGGACGGACGCTAG
- the bioD gene encoding dethiobiotin synthase → MSVLVVTGTCTGVGKTVVTAALAAVAAARGASVAVVKPGQTGADGAGPGDLDDVRRLAALDDVHEFARFPDPLSPAAAARAAGLPPVRLAEAAERVGDLAATRRLVLVEGAGGLLVRYDEEGTTIADLARWLGAAVVVVARPGLGTLNHTALTLEAMAHRGVQLAGVVIGAWPDDPDLAMRSNVRDLETIAARPLSGALPAGAGALDPAEFLVAAHRGLAPSFGGGFDAAAFRDSFGLDKEST, encoded by the coding sequence GTGAGTGTGCTCGTTGTGACCGGGACCTGTACCGGCGTGGGCAAGACGGTCGTCACCGCGGCGCTGGCCGCGGTCGCCGCCGCTCGCGGCGCGTCGGTCGCCGTCGTCAAGCCCGGCCAGACCGGGGCGGACGGCGCCGGGCCCGGCGACCTCGACGACGTGCGCCGGCTCGCCGCACTCGACGACGTGCACGAGTTCGCGCGCTTCCCCGACCCGCTGTCCCCGGCCGCCGCGGCCCGCGCCGCCGGGCTGCCGCCGGTGCGGCTGGCGGAGGCCGCCGAGCGCGTCGGGGACCTCGCCGCCACCCGCCGGCTGGTGCTGGTGGAGGGCGCGGGCGGGCTCCTCGTCCGCTACGACGAGGAGGGCACCACGATCGCCGACCTGGCGCGCTGGCTCGGCGCCGCCGTCGTCGTCGTGGCCCGGCCCGGCCTCGGCACGCTCAACCACACCGCGCTCACGCTGGAGGCGATGGCGCACCGCGGGGTGCAGCTCGCCGGCGTCGTGATCGGCGCCTGGCCGGACGACCCCGACCTCGCGATGCGCAGCAACGTCCGCGACCTGGAGACCATCGCCGCCCGCCCGCTGTCCGGCGCGCTGCCCGCGGGCGCGGGCGCCCTGGACCCGGCGGAGTTCCTGGTGGCCGCGCACCGCGGCCTCGCCCCCTCGTTCGGCGGCGGCTTCGACGCCGCCGCCTTCCGCGACAGCTTCGGTCTCGACAAGGAGAGCACGTGA